A single Candidatus Omnitrophota bacterium DNA region contains:
- a CDS encoding OmpA family protein, whose product MNKIVFCISVILALPVAASRSWAEKAPPGAAIEASPFMFSPNGDGDLDTTDLQLKLSGDYKLRAWQIYIQNTAGETVRKMSWPDETPASVKWDGKDSEDQELPDGRYSAFFEAHFSKKLVITSSAPIIIDRAGPIVSIEVSPEIISPDGDGKDDGAVFSVSAQDLTFVERWSLEISDEKDTPVKLFEGKGAAPESITWDGKDDYYSRVVPNGIYTAELTASDVLRNKSIPAKVKIRVHVPPKVVTKEIKIQDDVRGLKVNLSSNILFGSGKAKLQSSANKSLDEVAALAKAYPENKISIEGHSDSVGSNAYNNTLSLERAQSIRDYLVSKGLPKGRFMVSGYGEEKPIASNRNREGQMKNRRVEIIILKSGKE is encoded by the coding sequence ATGAACAAGATTGTTTTTTGCATCAGCGTCATTTTGGCCCTGCCGGTGGCCGCCTCGCGGTCATGGGCGGAAAAAGCTCCTCCCGGAGCGGCTATAGAGGCTTCCCCGTTTATGTTTTCTCCAAATGGCGACGGAGATCTTGACACAACAGACCTCCAGCTGAAATTAAGCGGCGATTATAAGCTCCGCGCCTGGCAGATATACATCCAGAACACTGCGGGCGAAACGGTGAGGAAAATGAGCTGGCCCGACGAAACCCCGGCGTCCGTGAAATGGGACGGTAAAGACAGCGAAGACCAAGAGCTCCCCGACGGCCGATACTCGGCTTTCTTTGAAGCCCATTTTAGCAAAAAACTCGTTATCACAAGCTCCGCGCCCATTATAATAGACCGTGCCGGGCCGATCGTCTCAATTGAAGTCTCCCCTGAGATCATTTCACCCGACGGCGACGGCAAAGACGACGGGGCCGTCTTCAGCGTCAGCGCGCAGGATCTGACTTTTGTGGAGAGGTGGTCGCTGGAAATTTCCGACGAGAAGGACACGCCCGTCAAACTCTTTGAAGGCAAAGGCGCCGCGCCCGAAAGCATAACATGGGACGGCAAAGACGATTATTACAGCAGGGTCGTGCCCAACGGCATCTATACCGCGGAGCTGACCGCATCCGACGTACTCAGAAACAAGAGCATACCGGCCAAGGTCAAAATTAGAGTGCATGTGCCGCCGAAAGTCGTGACGAAGGAGATCAAGATACAGGACGACGTGCGCGGATTGAAAGTGAATCTTTCGTCTAACATACTTTTCGGCAGCGGCAAAGCAAAGCTTCAGAGCTCCGCCAACAAATCCCTGGATGAAGTCGCCGCGCTCGCCAAAGCCTACCCCGAAAACAAGATCAGCATAGAAGGCCACTCCGATTCGGTCGGAAGCAACGCTTATAACAATACACTGTCCCTCGAAAGAGCGCAGTCCATACGCGATTACCTGGTATCCAAAGGCCTGCCCAAAGGAAGATTCATGGTCAGCGGTTACGGCGAAGAAAAGCCCATCGCCTCAAACCGCAACCGCGAGGGCCAGATGAAAAACAGGCGTGTTGAGATAATAATCCTCAAATCGGGAAAGGAGTAA
- a CDS encoding Bax inhibitor-1/YccA family protein — protein MRTANPALNSKTFEVTADYSSAEKMTLQGTVNKSGILLLLLALAASWVWRGYFNPGTATGSVMPLMFIGAIGGFVVGMITVFAKKASPFTAPLYAVLEGLFLGGFSAIMEGRYQGIVIQAAALTFAAAGCLLLAYTSGLIKVSDNFRLGVVAATGAIALIYFLTFILGLFRVNVPYIHSSGLVGIAFSLFVVVVASMNLVMDFDFIETGAEQGAPKYMEWYAAFGLMVTLVWLYIEILRLLAKMRDRR, from the coding sequence ATGAGGACAGCTAATCCGGCTCTGAACTCAAAAACTTTTGAGGTGACGGCCGATTATTCATCGGCGGAGAAGATGACTTTGCAGGGCACCGTCAATAAATCGGGGATACTTCTTTTGCTTCTGGCATTGGCGGCCTCCTGGGTGTGGAGAGGATATTTCAATCCCGGCACGGCCACGGGGTCGGTGATGCCGCTCATGTTCATAGGCGCCATAGGCGGTTTTGTCGTCGGTATGATAACGGTTTTCGCGAAGAAAGCGTCTCCTTTCACGGCTCCCCTCTACGCCGTGCTCGAGGGCCTTTTTCTCGGGGGTTTTTCAGCGATAATGGAGGGCCGTTATCAGGGGATAGTGATACAGGCGGCGGCGTTGACCTTTGCCGCGGCGGGCTGTCTTCTTCTGGCTTACACATCGGGCCTTATAAAAGTGAGTGATAACTTCAGACTCGGGGTTGTCGCGGCCACGGGCGCCATAGCGCTGATATATTTCCTGACTTTCATACTCGGCTTATTCAGGGTCAATGTGCCCTACATACATTCAAGCGGCCTTGTGGGAATAGCTTTCAGCCTTTTCGTGGTGGTTGTGGCCTCTATGAATCTTGTGATGGATTTTGATTTCATAGAGACCGGCGCCGAGCAGGGGGCGCCCAAATACATGGAATGGTACGCCGCTTTCGGGCTGATGGTAACGCTCGTGTGGCTCTACATAGAAATATTGCGGCTTCTGGCCAAGATGAGGGATAGAAGATAA